The Carassius gibelio isolate Cgi1373 ecotype wild population from Czech Republic chromosome B12, carGib1.2-hapl.c, whole genome shotgun sequence genome has a segment encoding these proteins:
- the LOC127968990 gene encoding formin-2-like — protein MGNQDGKPRRSDGAAHENTAHNGTKKGKKKNRSDRSSVFPHIRKRKSQSKTKSFLSGSREEDASLDELDSAPSLCNKTPDLSGDELGHSDTEPEHPRPQEEEEEKKKKKVTSSGSDTDMYSLPSAAEQEDLLADIQQAIRLKQGVMLGSVQIPWHRDQTGHTPDSEPLTELQAIPREETNGIVNGISEESPGAVETVTEESEGPVSPAVAPTDTHLEEEEPSPPSDLRSTGSLECVTVIEELVQRRKSSVSFAPESPLATRLLKSAVKPYPSISTSYIKTTTRQLSSPSPSPSNSPLSTRRGPERAERSCVQRQRSISTTSSTRRSISRSADWTEELRTNHSSTCSFQPVFTGRTLLERFSQQQDSGEPEEVEKVCSRILALGLLLPFSGCFRDPDSSGPIAPEFDTGQLYTWAAVSQPPPSLEGHLKNLWPQNRPGAQDRPQPKHTEDAVEEQEEHQAVVSDLKKHQEEEIQQIEEESVIKTVHLKQEHVCVIEQLEQTIEDLRCKIAELEKQQPLLEREVQTQDQECGGEERLLPDVCHVDLQTEITALLPLEAKSVQTSPMDESFRFKLPPVEAQAPGRSDSSLPSGTENASQVFVCMCQHLPGISVPPPPPPPPPLSGMCSPPTPPPLPGMSTLSAPPTLPGSSFPPPLPGMDAPPPAPPLPGMDAPPPAPPLPGMGAPPPPPPLPGMGAPPPPPPLPGMDAPPPPPPLPGIVAPPPPPPLPGMDAPPPPPPLPGMGAPPPPPPLPGMDAPPPPPPLPGMDAPPPPPPLPGMDAPPPPPPLPGMDAPPPPPPLPGMGAPPPPPPLPGMDAPPPPPPLPGMDAPPLPPPLPGIPLPLSTAGSAPPPPGPPPLAPGPPLAFGLGSLPPPLPLGLYTLGALQEKPPHKSLVEPPRPMKPLYWTRIQLHTKKESHALVWEKIEEPPVDFEEFVELFSKTAVKEKKKPLSDTISRSKTKQVVKLLNTKRSQAVGILMSSLHLDMKDIQHAILNLDNTVVDLETLQALYENVSRSFSLFFCCFAF, from the exons ATGGGCAATCAGGACGGGAAGCCGAGGCGCTCCGACGGTGCAGCGCACGAGAACACGGCTCACAACGGCACAAAGAAAGGGAAGAAGAAAAACAGATCCGACAGATCCTCAGTGTTCCCTCACATACGCAAACGCAAGAGCCAGAGCAAGACTAAAAGCTTCCTGAGCGGATCCAGAGAGGAGGATGCATCGCTGGATGAGCTGGACAGCGCTCCGTCACTGTGTAATAAGACGCCTGATCTCTCCGGGGATGAGCTGGGACATTCGGACACCGAGCCCGAGCATCCTCGcccccaggaggaggaggaggagaagaagaagaagaaggtgaCGAGCTCCGGATCCGACACGGACATGTACAGCCTCCCCTCGGCCGCAGAGCAGGAGGATTTACTGGCTGACATCCAGCAGGCCATCCGTCTGAAGCAGGGCGTGATGCTCGGCTCCGTCCAGATCCCCTGGCACCGTGATCAAACCGGACACACCCCCGACTCAGAGCCGCTCACCGAGCTACAAGCCATTCCCAGAGAGGAAACAAACGGGATTGTGAACGGGATCTCAGAGGAGTCTCCGGGAGCTGTGGAGACGGTCACAGAGGAGTCCGAGGGCCCTGTGTCTCCAGCTGTGGCTCCTACAGACACACACCTGGAAGAAGAAGAGCCATCTCCTCCGTCTGACCTCAG GTCCACAGGCTCGCTGGAGTGTGTCACCGTCATCGAGGAGCTCGTCCAGAGGCGCAAGAGCAGCGTTTCCTTCGCTCCGGAGAGTCCTCTGGCCACACGGCTGCTGAAGTCTGCGGTCAAGCCCTATCCGTCCATCAGCACGTCCTACATCAAGACCACCACACGCCAGCTGAGCTCGCCCTCCCCCTCGCCGTCCAACAGCCCACTGTCCACCCGCCGCGGACCGGAGAGGGCAGAGAGGAGTTGTGTCCAGCGCCAGCGCTCCATCAGCACCACCAGCTCCACCCGCCGCTCCATCAGCCGCTCCGCAGACTGGACTGAGGAGCTCCGGACCAATCACAGCTCCACATGCAGCTTCCAGCCGGTGTTCACAG GCCGGACTCTGTTGGAGCGCTTCTCCCAGCAGCAGGACTCTGGAGAGCCGGAGGAGGTGGAGAAGGTGTGCTCCAGGATCCTGGCCTTGGGCCTCCTGCTGCCCTTCAGCGGCTGCTTCAGAGACCCCGACAGCAGCGGACCGATCGCGCCCGAGTTTGAC ACCGGTCAGCTGTACACATGGGCAGCGGTCAGTCAGCCTCCTCCGTCTCTGGAGGGACACCTGAAGAACCTGTGGCCCCAGAACAGACCCGGAGCCCAGGACCGGCCCCAGCCCAAACACACAGAGGACG cggtCGAGGAGCAGGAGG agcatCAGGCCGTCGTTTCAGACCTTAAAAAACATCAGGAAGAAGAAATCCAGCAAATTGAG GAGGAGTCGGTGATAAAGACTGTGCATCTGAAGCAGGAGCACGTCTGCGTGATCGAGCAGCTGGAGCAGACGATCGAAGACCTGCGCTGTAAGATCGCGGAGCTGGAGAAACAGCAGCCTCTGCTGGAGCGGGAGGTGCAGACACAAGACCAGGAGTGTGGAGGAGAGGAGCGTCTCCTCCCAGACGTCTGCCATGTGGACCTGCAGACAGAAATCACTGCGCTGCTGCCCCTGGAGGCCAAGTCAGTGCAGACGTCTCCTATGGACGAGAGCTTTAGGTTTAAACTGCCTCCTGTGGAGGCGCAGGCACCGGGGAGGAGTGACTCCTCACTGCCATCAGGAACTGAGAATGCTTCtcaagtgtttgtgtgcatgtgccaGCATCTGCCAGGCATTTCAGTgcctccaccaccaccaccacctcctcctctATCCGGGATGTGTTCACCTCCTACTCCACCTCCGCTTCCAGGAATGAGCACTCTTTCAGCACCACCTACTCTTCCAGGCAgttcatttcctcctcctttaccAGGAATGGATGCGCCTCCTCCTGCGCCTCCTTTACCAGGAATGGATGCGCCTCCTCCTGCGCCTCCTTTACCAGGAATGGGTgcgcctcctcctccacctcctttaCCAGGAATGGGTgcgcctcctcctccacctcctttaccaggaatggatgcgcctcctcctccacctcctttaCCAGGAATTGTTGcgcctccacctccacctcctttaccaggaatggatgcgcctcctcctccacctcctttaCCAGGAATGGGTgcgcctcctcctccacctcctttaccaggaatggatgcgcctcctcctccacctcctttaccaggaatggatgcgcctcctcctccacctcctttaccaggaatggatgcgcctcctcctccacctcctttaccaggaatggatgcgcctcctcctccacctcctttaCCAGGAATGGGTgcgcctcctcctccacctcctttaccaggaatggatgcgcctcctcctccacctcctttaCCAGGAATGGATGCGCCTCCTCTTCCACCTCCTTTACCAGGAATTCCGCTTCCTCTCTCAACTGCAGGATCAGCACCTCCTCCTCCGGGTCCTCCACCCTTGGCTCCTGGTCCTCCTCTGGCCTTCGGTCTGGGTTCTCTGCCTCCTCCGCTCCCGCTGGGTCTGTACACATTAGGAGCACTGCAGGAGAAACCGCCTCACAAAAGCTTGGTGGAGCCGCCGAGACCCATGAAACCGCTGTACTGGACCCGGATACAGCTGCACACCAAAAA GGAATCTCATGCTCTCGTGTGGGAGAAGATCGAAGAGCCACCCGTGGATTTTGAGGAGTTTGTTGAACTCTTCTCCAAAACTGCAGTGAAAGAGAAGAAGAAGCCCCTTTCGGACACGATCAGCCGGTCAAAGACCAAGCAG gTGGTGAAGCTGCTGAACACCAAGCGTTCTCAGGCCGTGGGGATCCTGATGTCCAGTTTACATCTCGACATGAAGGACATTCAGCACG cgatCCTGAATCTGGATAACACTGTGGTTGATCTGGAGACGTTACAGGCGCTCTACGAGAACGTAAGCAGATCCTTCTCTCTGTTCTTCTGCTGCTTTGCTTTTTGA